The proteins below are encoded in one region of Carboxydocella sporoproducens DSM 16521:
- a CDS encoding histidine phosphatase family protein: MTRIILARHGETNWNREGRYQGQLDTELSPLGWQQAERLAEALAKLPITAVYSSPLSRAYETAKKAAEKHQLPVEIVEGLTEIHHGCWQGLYAHEVKEQYGVELEIWQSAPHQITMPGGGECLKQVQDRAVAALEMIAKRHPGETVLVLSHDATIRAFFCYALGMDLANFWLFRQDNTCINVVEYLPDGRWRLSKLNDTCHLGSLIWDVDQKAL, from the coding sequence ATGACCAGAATTATTCTTGCCCGCCATGGTGAAACCAACTGGAACCGGGAAGGGCGTTATCAGGGCCAGCTGGACACTGAACTTTCTCCGCTGGGCTGGCAGCAGGCGGAAAGGCTGGCTGAGGCCCTGGCTAAATTACCCATCACCGCTGTCTATTCCAGTCCGCTGAGCCGGGCCTATGAAACTGCCAAAAAAGCTGCAGAAAAGCATCAGCTGCCGGTGGAAATCGTGGAGGGATTGACGGAAATTCACCATGGCTGCTGGCAGGGGCTGTATGCCCATGAGGTCAAGGAACAATACGGAGTGGAACTGGAGATCTGGCAATCCGCTCCCCATCAAATCACCATGCCCGGGGGCGGGGAATGCCTTAAGCAGGTCCAGGATCGGGCAGTAGCAGCTCTGGAGATGATCGCCAAACGCCATCCCGGGGAGACGGTGCTGGTACTGAGCCATGATGCCACTATCCGCGCTTTCTTCTGTTATGCCCTGGGCATGGATTTGGCCAACTTCTGGCTCTTCCGCCAGGACAACACCTGTATCAATGTGGTGGAATACCTGCCAGATGGTCGCTGGCGGCTGAGTAAACTCAATGATACCTGTCATCTGGGCTCCCTGATCTGGGATGTCGATCAGAAGGCATTATAA
- the serS gene encoding serine--tRNA ligase: protein MLDIKFIRQNPEIVEQALKNRGAAVSLQEFLQLDEQRRKLLVEVERLKNQRNTTSEEIGRLKKQGQDATELMAAMKEVGNRIKELDEQVAQIEARLEEIVLTIPNVPHSSVPVGADSNDNPVVRRWGEPRQFDFEPKPHWEIGEALGILDFERGGKVTGTRFTFLKGAGARLERALINFMLDLHTREHGYVEVFPPFLANSKSMTGTGQLPKFAEDMFAVSGTDYYLIPTAEVPVTNLYREEILDSSQLPIYHCAYSACFRAEAGAHGRDTRGLIRQHQFNKVELVKFTKPEDSYEELEKLVNNAERVLQLLGLPYQVVVLCTGDLGFSSAKTYDLEVWLPSYNTYREISSCSNFEDFQARRAGIRFRRDAKAKPEYVHTLNGSGLAVGRTLAAILENYQQEDGSVVIPEVLRPYMGGLEVIR, encoded by the coding sequence GTGCTGGACATCAAATTCATCCGCCAGAACCCGGAAATAGTGGAACAGGCTTTAAAAAACCGGGGGGCAGCGGTTTCCCTGCAGGAGTTCCTGCAACTAGATGAGCAGAGACGGAAGTTATTGGTGGAAGTTGAGCGGCTGAAAAATCAGCGCAATACCACTTCGGAAGAAATTGGCCGTTTGAAAAAACAGGGTCAGGATGCTACTGAGCTGATGGCGGCTATGAAGGAAGTGGGCAATCGCATCAAGGAACTGGATGAGCAGGTGGCTCAAATCGAAGCCAGGCTGGAAGAAATCGTTCTGACTATCCCCAATGTACCCCATAGCTCCGTTCCTGTTGGCGCTGACAGTAACGATAACCCGGTAGTGCGGCGCTGGGGAGAACCGCGGCAATTTGATTTTGAACCCAAACCTCACTGGGAAATCGGGGAAGCCCTGGGCATTCTGGATTTTGAACGGGGCGGCAAGGTGACCGGTACCCGCTTTACCTTCCTCAAGGGGGCAGGGGCCCGTCTGGAACGGGCGCTGATCAATTTCATGCTGGATTTACATACCCGGGAACATGGCTATGTGGAAGTTTTCCCACCCTTTCTGGCCAATAGCAAAAGCATGACCGGGACCGGGCAGCTGCCCAAATTTGCGGAAGACATGTTTGCTGTTTCAGGGACAGATTACTACCTGATTCCTACCGCTGAGGTTCCGGTTACCAACCTGTACCGGGAAGAGATTTTAGATAGCAGTCAGCTGCCCATCTATCACTGTGCCTACAGTGCCTGCTTCCGGGCCGAAGCCGGGGCCCACGGCCGGGATACCCGCGGCCTCATTCGCCAGCACCAGTTCAACAAAGTGGAGCTGGTCAAATTCACCAAACCGGAAGACAGCTATGAGGAACTGGAAAAACTGGTCAACAATGCGGAACGGGTGCTGCAACTACTGGGCCTGCCTTACCAGGTAGTGGTATTGTGTACCGGTGACCTGGGCTTTTCCTCGGCCAAAACCTATGACCTGGAGGTCTGGCTGCCCAGTTACAATACCTACCGGGAGATTTCCTCCTGTTCCAATTTCGAAGACTTCCAGGCCCGGCGGGCTGGTATTCGCTTCCGCCGGGATGCCAAAGCCAAACCGGAATATGTCCATACCCTGAACGGGTCAGGGCTGGCTGTCGGCCGCACTCTGGCAGCCATTCTGGAAAACTATCAGCAGGAAGATGGTTCGGTAGTGATACCGGAAGTCCTGCGGCCCTACATGGGTGGATTGGAAGTAATTAGATAG